A window of the Virgibacillus pantothenticus genome harbors these coding sequences:
- the rplJ gene encoding 50S ribosomal protein L10 produces the protein MSSIIEQKKQLVEEIKDKFVSSETVVVVDYRGLDVAAVTELRKQLREEGIEFKVYKNTMTRRAVEAAELNELNDILVGPSAIAFSKDDAVAPARIIKKFAKENEALEIKGGVIQGSVATLEQVQELADLPSYEGMVSMLLSVLQAPIRNLAYATKAVAEQKEEQGA, from the coding sequence ATGTCTAGTATTATTGAGCAAAAGAAACAGCTAGTAGAAGAAATTAAAGACAAGTTTGTTTCTAGTGAAACTGTTGTTGTTGTTGACTATCGTGGTTTGGATGTTGCTGCAGTAACAGAATTGCGAAAACAATTGCGCGAAGAAGGAATTGAGTTCAAAGTTTACAAAAATACGATGACTCGTCGTGCAGTAGAAGCAGCTGAATTGAATGAGCTTAACGACATTTTAGTTGGGCCATCTGCAATTGCCTTTAGTAAAGATGATGCTGTAGCTCCTGCGCGCATTATTAAAAAATTTGCTAAAGAGAATGAAGCGCTTGAAATCAAAGGCGGTGTTATTCAAGGTAGTGTTGCTACACTTGAACAAGTACAAGAGCTTGCTGATCTTCCGAGCTACGAAGGTATGGTCTCTATGCTTCTTAGTGTACTTCAAGCACCAATTCGCAACCTTGCTTATGCAACCAAGGCAGTGGCTGAACAAAAAGAAGAACAAGGCGCATAA